A section of the Pseudanabaena mucicola str. Chao 1806 genome encodes:
- a CDS encoding glutaredoxin family protein encodes MKLFLYSKQGCCLCEGLLTKLQQVKNVNFDLEIRDITTNSLWFDRYQYEIPVLCVLNDRQQEQELPRFPPRSPMSKLEELLQRYQ; translated from the coding sequence ATGAAATTATTTTTGTATAGCAAGCAAGGATGTTGTCTGTGTGAGGGTTTGCTAACAAAATTGCAACAGGTCAAAAATGTGAATTTTGATCTAGAGATTCGGGACATCACTACTAATTCCTTATGGTTTGACCGCTACCAATACGAGATACCTGTCTTGTGTGTACTGAATGATCGCCAACAAGAGCAAGAATTACCAAGATTTCCACCACGATCGCCTATGAGTAAACTTGAAGAATTACTTCAGCGTTATCAATAA
- a CDS encoding type II toxin-antitoxin system VapC family toxin codes for MKLLMDTHIWLWWFAQPERLSEEAIACIVDETNEVWFSVASVWEMSIKVALGKLPLPEPVDSYISSRMVQLGARSLDISVNHALKAAALPLHHRDPFDRMLIAQAQLENITIVTADHMFSQYQDVSILWAANL; via the coding sequence GTGAAACTGTTAATGGATACTCATATCTGGTTGTGGTGGTTTGCTCAGCCAGAGCGTTTGAGTGAAGAGGCGATCGCTTGCATAGTCGATGAAACCAATGAGGTGTGGTTTTCAGTGGCAAGTGTCTGGGAAATGTCTATCAAAGTTGCGCTCGGCAAGTTGCCACTGCCAGAACCAGTCGATAGTTATATCTCAAGTCGCATGGTGCAATTGGGAGCGCGATCGCTCGATATTTCAGTCAATCATGCCTTAAAAGCTGCGGCTTTGCCTTTACATCATCGCGATCCATTTGATCGAATGTTAATCGCACAGGCTCAATTGGAAAATATAACGATTGTGACTGCTGATCATATGTTTAGCCAATATCAAGACGTTTCTATTTTGTGGGCTGCAAATTTATAG
- a CDS encoding type II toxin-antitoxin system Phd/YefM family antitoxin — translation METVNIHQAKTNLSRLLARVELGEEIVISNRGVPVAKLVPFCTSSNRKASLGIDKGRFIVPEDFNDPLPEDILSAFEGGEG, via the coding sequence ATGGAAACTGTTAATATTCATCAGGCTAAAACCAATCTTTCCCGACTTTTGGCAAGGGTTGAACTTGGAGAAGAGATTGTTATTTCTAACCGAGGTGTTCCCGTTGCCAAGCTCGTTCCATTTTGTACTTCTTCTAATCGTAAAGCGAGTTTAGGCATAGATAAGGGACGCTTTATCGTGCCTGAAGATTTTAACGATCCTTTGCCAGAAGATATTTTGTCAGCATTTGAGGGTGGTGAAGGGTGA
- a CDS encoding YpsA SLOG family protein, with protein MIFADHIDSDGTKLTIATCIKYQKPYLINPNALTLHDWLWEQQIKVLNVAGNRESVAQGIGDRTRQVVRDALLY; from the coding sequence GTGATCTTTGCGGATCATATCGACAGCGACGGAACCAAATTGACGATCGCTACTTGCATCAAATATCAGAAGCCTTATCTCATCAATCCCAATGCTCTAACTTTGCACGATTGGCTATGGGAGCAACAAATCAAAGTATTAAATGTGGCTGGTAATCGCGAATCTGTAGCACAAGGCATAGGCGATCGCACAAGGCAAGTTGTTAGAGATGCTCTGTTATACTAA
- a CDS encoding nuclease A inhibitor family protein, giving the protein MTAKEIIDRITKLSKDLLFPSESEYPLEPFTWESTSLTPETILTRSQKTADSAIESITLEEFFAPVTTDEDWFDDEDREIAQRFRDLQAAIATLENVQVFKVGKIEIEVYIVGAIGPDLIGLKTTVIET; this is encoded by the coding sequence ATGACTGCCAAAGAAATCATCGATCGCATCACTAAACTCTCCAAAGATTTGCTATTCCCCAGTGAATCCGAATATCCCCTAGAACCTTTCACATGGGAATCTACAAGCCTCACACCTGAAACCATCCTCACGCGATCGCAAAAAACTGCGGACTCAGCAATTGAATCTATTACCCTAGAAGAATTCTTTGCACCCGTCACCACCGATGAAGATTGGTTTGACGATGAAGATCGGGAGATTGCCCAAAGGTTTCGCGATCTGCAAGCAGCGATCGCTACATTAGAAAATGTCCAAGTTTTTAAAGTTGGCAAAATCGAGATTGAAGTTTATATCGTCGGTGCGATCGGACCCGATCTAATCGGTTTAAAAACTACCGTAATTGAAACCTAA
- a CDS encoding transposase, which yields MDNLPVHYAEIAKTLIESVGAKVKFLPPYSPDLSPIELCWSKLKKIIRSAKARTIKDLDAAITKSIQTITDEDALNLFHHCGICFEPFR from the coding sequence ATGGACAATTTGCCAGTACATTACGCAGAAATTGCGAAAACCTTAATTGAATCTGTTGGGGCTAAGGTCAAGTTTCTACCTCCTTATTCTCCAGACTTATCACCGATTGAGTTATGTTGGTCAAAGTTAAAGAAAATTATTCGCTCAGCTAAAGCTCGTACAATCAAAGATCTTGATGCGGCAATTACTAAGTCTATTCAGACTATTACTGATGAAGATGCACTTAATTTGTTCCATCATTGTGGCATCTGCTTTGAGCCTTTTAGGTAG
- the hemH gene encoding ferrochelatase: MSGRVGVLLLNLGGPEKLDDVYLFLYNLFADPEIIRLPIPFLQKPIASLIAASRAPISQENYRLIGGGSPLRQITEEQGENIENVLQRNGIEAKVYVGMRYWHPYTTEAIAKIKEDGITRLVVLPLYPQYSISTSGSSLKQLDDLWENDPALQAIERITIQSWYDRTGYIRAMNELIDAKLQKFGDPEDVHIFFSAHGVPVRYVTEYNDPYQSEMENCVDGIMKALRRDYHRYNAHTLAYQSRVGPVEWLQPYTEEAIHNLAKRGIKNLLVVPISFVSEHIETLQEIDIEYREVAEESGIHNFDRVPALNSHPVFINDLAELIMESLGTTKMAAVPA; the protein is encoded by the coding sequence ATGTCTGGTCGTGTTGGAGTACTACTGTTAAATTTAGGAGGTCCTGAGAAGTTAGATGATGTCTACCTTTTCTTGTATAACCTGTTCGCCGATCCAGAAATTATTCGCCTACCGATTCCCTTTCTACAAAAGCCGATCGCTTCCTTAATTGCGGCTAGTCGCGCTCCCATTAGCCAAGAAAATTACCGCTTGATTGGTGGTGGTTCTCCCCTACGGCAAATCACCGAGGAACAAGGCGAAAATATCGAAAATGTCTTGCAGCGCAATGGCATCGAGGCTAAGGTGTATGTCGGTATGCGCTATTGGCATCCTTACACTACTGAGGCGATCGCCAAAATTAAAGAAGATGGGATTACTCGCCTTGTGGTGTTGCCTCTATATCCTCAATACTCGATCAGCACCAGTGGCTCCAGCCTTAAGCAGCTGGATGATCTCTGGGAAAATGATCCTGCACTGCAAGCGATCGAACGCATCACGATCCAATCTTGGTATGATCGCACGGGTTACATCCGCGCCATGAATGAATTAATCGATGCTAAGTTGCAAAAATTTGGTGATCCTGAAGATGTGCATATTTTCTTCAGTGCTCACGGTGTACCCGTAAGGTATGTCACCGAATACAATGATCCCTACCAATCGGAAATGGAAAATTGTGTCGATGGCATCATGAAAGCTCTAAGGCGGGATTATCATCGCTACAATGCTCATACCCTCGCCTATCAAAGTCGAGTTGGTCCTGTGGAATGGTTACAGCCCTATACTGAAGAAGCAATTCACAATCTTGCTAAACGTGGTATTAAGAATCTCTTAGTTGTTCCCATCAGTTTTGTGTCTGAGCATATTGAGACCTTACAAGAGATTGATATTGAATATCGTGAAGTTGCGGAAGAATCAGGCATTCATAATTTCGATCGCGTTCCTGCTTTAAATAGTCATCCAGTTTTTATCAATGATCTCGCTGAGTTAATTATGGAATCCCTCGGCACAACCAAAATGGCAGCAGTTCCTGCTTAA
- a CDS encoding response regulator, protein MPAPNSPPLILVVEDAPDNQVLVEQVFQDSGYNVTCIQDGQTALDWLEKNHPDLILLDLSLPEIDGWEIARQLKASDRTAQIPIVAVTAHAMKGDKESAIASGCDDYLTKPLDIDLLEACVKQWLDRK, encoded by the coding sequence ATGCCCGCACCTAACAGCCCGCCGCTAATTTTAGTGGTCGAAGATGCCCCTGACAACCAAGTTTTGGTAGAGCAGGTGTTTCAAGATTCAGGCTATAACGTCACCTGTATCCAAGATGGTCAAACGGCGTTAGATTGGCTAGAAAAAAATCACCCCGATCTAATTTTGCTAGATCTATCTTTGCCAGAAATTGATGGCTGGGAAATTGCGAGACAGCTCAAAGCTAGTGATCGCACTGCTCAAATTCCGATTGTGGCAGTGACGGCTCATGCAATGAAAGGTGATAAGGAATCGGCGATCGCATCGGGTTGTGATGATTATCTGACAAAGCCTTTGGATATTGATTTGTTAGAAGCCTGTGTCAAACAGTGGCTAGACAGGAAATAA
- a CDS encoding DUF362 domain-containing protein, which yields MKPTVSLLHTSSYEIASLMQSLEAVLAPLGGMSSVVKTGDRVLLKPNLLTGSRPTKECTTRPELVYCVAKMVIDAGGKPFLGDSPAFGSVKGIAKANGLLPLAEELGIPIVEFHGKRYETEGEGELHNLRLSKEAMDADVVINLPKVKSHMQLTLTLGVKNLFGCVPGKMKAWWHMEAGKDVNRFAQMLIETARTINPELTIIDGIIGHEGNGPSAGEPKELGVLAASRDVFALDRVMVEILGVNPFDVPTIAAAIRTGLCSDLDAIDIVGDQIPQLQIPDWQLPTTMMAIDFELPRVVRSTFKHLYIKFIKEPLSTYART from the coding sequence ATGAAACCAACTGTCAGTCTTTTACATACCTCTAGCTATGAAATTGCATCGCTGATGCAATCTCTTGAGGCAGTACTTGCACCTCTAGGAGGTATGTCCAGCGTCGTCAAAACAGGCGATCGCGTTCTCCTCAAGCCCAATTTACTTACAGGCTCACGTCCTACTAAAGAATGCACCACTCGACCTGAATTGGTATACTGCGTTGCCAAGATGGTGATCGATGCTGGCGGTAAACCATTTTTAGGTGATAGTCCAGCCTTTGGTAGTGTCAAAGGGATTGCTAAAGCCAATGGTTTATTACCCCTTGCCGAAGAATTAGGAATTCCGATTGTTGAGTTTCATGGCAAGCGCTACGAAACGGAGGGGGAAGGAGAGCTACATAATCTTCGTCTTAGCAAAGAAGCGATGGATGCGGATGTGGTGATCAATTTGCCTAAAGTAAAATCCCATATGCAGCTTACCCTTACCCTCGGCGTGAAAAACCTTTTTGGCTGTGTGCCCGGGAAAATGAAAGCTTGGTGGCATATGGAAGCAGGTAAGGATGTGAATCGTTTCGCTCAAATGCTAATAGAGACTGCACGCACAATTAATCCCGAATTGACAATCATTGATGGGATTATTGGACATGAGGGCAATGGTCCTAGTGCAGGTGAGCCAAAAGAGTTGGGAGTTTTAGCGGCTTCCCGTGATGTTTTTGCCCTTGATCGCGTTATGGTAGAGATTCTTGGCGTAAATCCCTTCGATGTGCCAACGATTGCCGCCGCGATTCGTACAGGACTATGTAGTGATTTAGATGCTATCGATATTGTTGGTGATCAGATCCCACAGTTACAAATCCCTGACTGGCAATTACCCACAACAATGATGGCGATCGACTTTGAGTTACCGAGAGTAGTACGATCAACCTTTAAACATCTATATATTAAGTTCATCAAAGAACCGCTTAGTACCTATGCCCGCACCTAA
- a CDS encoding cyclic nucleotide-binding domain-containing protein: MLFNISEQQIRKVRWVLTCAWLILIASLFNDPISPLITTPNQTWSPFRIKPEDCISVQNTCLELQPYPLGAPIFWGIIVPSAIFILLVFGHELWRRICPLSFLSQIPRALGWQRQVKRTDSKTGKVRYEIPKVKKDSWLGKNYLYLQFGLLFIGLCSRILFINGNAIALGLWLIMTIAAAITVGYLYGGKTWCNYFCPMAPVQKIYAEPSALLATKAHMSEVPITQSMCRTITSDGKEQSACVACQNPCIDIDSERSYWDGIEKPESQFLYYCYLGLVVGYFFYYYLYAGSWDYYFSGAWAMEGNSIQKLMSSGFYLYNQAIPIPKILAVPLTLGLFTGLGYILGNLSERLYRSYLLFAKQKTSNLQIRHHLFSITTFLAFNLFFIFGGRPFIRLLPNFFQETIDVILVLLSTLWLARALKRDPELYAREGLAGRFRKQLLKMNFPLNQYFSDRDVDDLNPHEVYVLAKVLPGFTKQKRYEAYKGILRESLEEGYTNSSSSLELLRQLRMELDISDTEHRTLLEELGVEDPQLLDPSRQRNLENLVRISGYRKALERLVYLQNLDADTASQQLVQTYNISPAEEREINRGFDHDASLKQKCYFYLNRLDQLLQSYHNLSQPCLLEYRPAVSLLLDAIVRKKKILVLALLDAIANLNIEEGNDIAIDLGKLSPAVLQDILEEPNSVCLSKIPSTQINLLRTSSENMSCSMAIAVSEVVETLTNLLQEPNPLIQAVSLYLLQILDFAASRVAAVEIDNQHPLVQDIITLILKSSHSLPLASFEKLERVVYLFNSDFFHSLDNEILIELGDRSYVKSYQDNEHITEAGDTCRELLLLVEGNVEIRIIRADLSETVSHLVSGKVLDELEVLTHTNLTGTITAKSSPTRVLAIPVDTFDDLMQRDRNLALKVLELESIRLKTLLNRA, encoded by the coding sequence ATGCTTTTCAATATATCTGAGCAGCAAATCCGAAAAGTCCGTTGGGTATTAACCTGTGCTTGGTTAATTCTTATTGCTTCTCTATTTAATGATCCAATTTCTCCGTTAATTACAACTCCAAATCAAACTTGGAGTCCTTTTCGTATTAAGCCTGAAGATTGCATATCTGTGCAAAATACTTGCTTAGAATTGCAGCCTTATCCCCTCGGTGCGCCAATATTTTGGGGAATAATTGTCCCTAGCGCTATTTTTATCTTATTAGTATTTGGACATGAACTATGGCGACGTATTTGTCCATTATCTTTTCTGTCGCAAATTCCTCGTGCTTTAGGTTGGCAGAGACAAGTCAAAAGAACTGATAGCAAAACTGGGAAAGTTCGTTATGAAATTCCCAAAGTAAAAAAGGATTCTTGGCTAGGAAAGAATTATTTATATCTCCAATTTGGACTCCTATTTATTGGTTTGTGTAGTCGCATTTTGTTTATTAATGGCAATGCGATCGCCTTAGGCTTATGGTTAATTATGACGATCGCAGCCGCGATCACGGTAGGATATCTCTATGGTGGTAAGACTTGGTGCAATTACTTTTGTCCAATGGCTCCTGTCCAAAAGATTTATGCAGAACCATCAGCTCTCTTGGCGACTAAAGCTCACATGAGCGAAGTACCGATTACCCAATCAATGTGCCGCACAATAACTAGTGATGGGAAAGAACAAAGTGCTTGTGTTGCCTGCCAAAATCCCTGTATTGATATTGACTCAGAGCGATCGTACTGGGATGGTATTGAGAAGCCTGAATCTCAATTTCTCTACTACTGCTATCTGGGATTAGTAGTCGGCTATTTCTTCTATTACTATCTCTATGCTGGAAGTTGGGACTATTATTTTTCTGGCGCTTGGGCAATGGAAGGAAATTCCATTCAAAAATTAATGTCCTCTGGTTTTTATCTATATAATCAAGCTATTCCTATTCCCAAGATTTTAGCAGTGCCGCTAACCTTGGGCTTATTTACAGGATTAGGATATATTTTGGGTAATCTCAGCGAACGTCTTTATCGTTCCTATCTGCTCTTCGCCAAACAAAAAACTTCTAATTTACAGATTCGCCATCATTTATTTAGCATTACTACCTTTCTTGCTTTCAACTTGTTTTTTATCTTTGGTGGTCGTCCCTTTATTCGCCTTCTACCCAATTTTTTCCAAGAAACCATAGATGTAATTCTGGTATTACTCAGTACCTTGTGGCTTGCCCGTGCCCTCAAGCGTGATCCTGAACTTTACGCTAGAGAAGGCTTAGCAGGAAGATTTCGTAAGCAACTATTGAAGATGAATTTTCCTCTTAACCAATACTTCAGCGATCGCGATGTGGATGATCTCAATCCTCACGAAGTCTATGTCTTGGCGAAAGTTCTGCCAGGATTTACCAAGCAAAAGCGCTATGAAGCCTATAAGGGTATACTTCGTGAATCCTTGGAGGAGGGTTATACTAACTCTTCAAGTAGTTTAGAACTCTTGAGGCAACTACGCATGGAGCTAGATATTTCCGATACCGAACACCGTACTCTTTTAGAAGAGTTAGGTGTAGAAGATCCACAACTACTCGACCCCAGTCGCCAACGTAATCTTGAAAACTTAGTACGCATTTCAGGCTATCGTAAGGCTCTTGAGCGCTTAGTTTATCTCCAAAATCTAGATGCTGACACTGCCTCGCAGCAGCTAGTCCAAACCTATAACATTTCTCCTGCAGAAGAAAGAGAGATTAACCGAGGTTTTGATCATGATGCTTCTCTCAAACAGAAATGCTATTTCTATCTCAATCGCCTTGACCAACTATTGCAGTCTTACCATAATCTCAGTCAACCTTGCCTTCTAGAGTATCGACCTGCCGTATCCTTGCTGCTAGATGCAATCGTCCGCAAAAAGAAAATTTTGGTATTAGCATTACTAGATGCGATCGCTAACCTCAATATCGAGGAAGGCAACGACATTGCTATTGATTTGGGTAAACTTTCGCCCGCAGTTTTGCAAGATATCCTTGAAGAGCCAAACTCAGTTTGTTTATCCAAAATTCCATCTACCCAGATTAACTTACTGAGGACATCTTCAGAAAATATGTCTTGCTCAATGGCGATCGCAGTTTCTGAAGTAGTTGAGACTCTTACCAATCTCTTACAAGAACCTAACCCCCTAATTCAAGCAGTGAGCTTGTATTTGTTACAGATTTTGGACTTTGCGGCAAGTCGGGTTGCGGCAGTGGAGATTGACAACCAACACCCATTAGTCCAAGACATAATCACTCTCATCCTCAAAAGCTCTCACTCATTACCTTTAGCGAGTTTTGAGAAATTAGAACGGGTGGTCTATCTATTTAATAGTGACTTTTTCCATTCCCTTGATAATGAAATTCTGATCGAGCTAGGCGATCGCTCCTATGTAAAGTCCTACCAAGATAACGAACATATTACCGAAGCAGGCGATACATGTCGCGAACTGCTATTGCTCGTTGAAGGCAATGTCGAAATTAGAATTATCCGTGCTGATTTATCGGAAACGGTTTCTCATCTTGTATCAGGAAAAGTGTTAGATGAGTTAGAGGTGCTAACCCATACTAATTTGACAGGTACAATTACGGCTAAATCATCACCAACTAGGGTTTTAGCGATCCCTGTTGATACCTTTGATGATCTGATGCAACGCGATCGCAATTTAGCTCTAAAGGTCTTAGAGCTAGAGAGTATTCGCCTTAAAACCCTACTTAATAGAGCATAA
- a CDS encoding CmpA/NrtA family ABC transporter substrate-binding protein, with the protein MSNFNHLSRRRFIATASATALSSVLLKACGNPPEDKPTITSANVARINLPADQVPETTKVKLGYLPIVEAAPLVIAKEKGFFAKYGMTDVDISKQANWGAARDNVKIGSAAGGIDGGQWQMPMPYLISEGIITDNLKVPMYVLLQLNTQGNAIAVADKHKGKGLTLKVEKAKEFFEKTKAEGAKFKAAYTFPKANQEFWIRYWLAANGVDPDTDIELLTVPAAQTVANMKTGTMDAFSTGDPWPYRIVKEKIGFISALTAEIWKAHPEEYLAMRADWVDKNPKATKSMLKAIMEAQQWCDNFDNRKELIQIVSTKNYFGVDPEILQEPMMGKYDMGDGRTIDDKSMAPLYWKDAKGNVSYPYQSHDLWFLTESVRWGFLPKDSLAKAKDLIKKVNREDLWREAAKEAGFSDIPTSTSRGIEEFFDGTKFDPENPQAYLDSLKIKKA; encoded by the coding sequence ATGTCTAATTTCAATCATTTATCGCGGCGACGTTTTATCGCCACCGCAAGTGCTACTGCTCTTAGTTCAGTACTTCTCAAGGCATGTGGCAATCCCCCCGAGGATAAGCCAACCATAACTTCTGCGAATGTGGCTAGGATTAACCTTCCTGCCGATCAAGTTCCTGAAACAACCAAGGTCAAGCTAGGTTATTTGCCAATTGTTGAGGCAGCACCACTAGTCATCGCCAAAGAGAAGGGTTTCTTTGCAAAATATGGCATGACCGATGTTGATATTTCCAAGCAAGCAAACTGGGGAGCCGCCAGAGATAACGTCAAAATCGGTTCCGCCGCAGGTGGCATTGATGGTGGTCAGTGGCAAATGCCAATGCCCTATTTAATTTCTGAAGGGATTATCACCGACAACCTCAAAGTCCCCATGTATGTACTATTGCAGTTGAATACACAGGGTAATGCGATCGCCGTAGCAGATAAGCATAAAGGTAAAGGTTTAACTCTAAAAGTTGAGAAAGCTAAAGAGTTCTTCGAGAAAACTAAAGCTGAAGGCGCAAAATTCAAAGCCGCTTACACCTTCCCTAAAGCCAACCAAGAATTCTGGATTCGTTATTGGCTAGCCGCCAATGGAGTTGATCCTGATACAGATATCGAACTGTTGACTGTACCTGCGGCGCAAACTGTAGCTAACATGAAGACAGGTACGATGGACGCATTCAGCACTGGCGACCCGTGGCCTTATCGCATTGTCAAAGAGAAGATCGGCTTCATTTCCGCTCTTACTGCCGAAATTTGGAAAGCACATCCTGAAGAGTATTTAGCAATGCGTGCTGATTGGGTCGATAAGAATCCAAAAGCAACTAAGTCTATGCTCAAAGCAATCATGGAAGCGCAGCAATGGTGCGACAACTTCGACAATCGCAAGGAACTCATACAGATTGTTTCCACTAAAAATTACTTTGGAGTCGATCCTGAGATCCTGCAAGAGCCGATGATGGGCAAATACGATATGGGTGATGGACGTACCATTGATGACAAGAGCATGGCTCCCCTCTATTGGAAAGATGCGAAAGGCAATGTCTCCTATCCCTATCAAAGTCATGACCTTTGGTTCCTAACTGAGAGTGTACGTTGGGGATTCTTACCAAAAGATTCTCTCGCAAAGGCAAAGGATTTGATCAAGAAGGTTAACCGTGAGGATCTCTGGCGCGAAGCTGCGAAGGAAGCAGGTTTCTCTGATATTCCCACCAGCACTTCTCGTGGTATAGAGGAATTCTTTGACGGCACAAAATTTGATCCTGAAAATCCTCAAGCCTACCTCGACAGCCTCAAGATCAAGAAGGCTTAA
- the ntrB gene encoding nitrate ABC transporter permease produces the protein MAASIGNRKGSLGQSLVKFLGKNAQNWVLPIIGIVGFLAVWQLLSSIGLIKLPSPFNILSEKSTRDLLLYPFFDRGGTDKGLFWQTLASFERVAKGYSLAAIVGVGLGILVGTTPVIDKAVDPLFQFLRTVPPLAWVPIALAALRQNEPAALFVIFITAIWPILLNTAVGVKQIPQDYRNVSRVLQLSKQKYFFKILIPSALPYIFTGLRISIGLAWLAIIAAEIIMSGIVGIGFFIWNSYTNDKVGEVILALVYIGAVGLLLDRAVAFVQTLILPEEQK, from the coding sequence ATGGCAGCAAGTATTGGTAATCGTAAAGGTAGTCTAGGACAATCACTCGTCAAGTTTTTGGGAAAGAATGCTCAGAATTGGGTGCTTCCAATTATTGGTATTGTAGGCTTTCTAGCTGTTTGGCAATTGCTTTCTAGCATTGGCTTAATTAAGTTACCAAGTCCTTTTAATATCCTCTCAGAAAAGTCTACTCGTGACCTGTTGCTCTATCCCTTCTTTGATCGCGGTGGTACTGACAAAGGACTTTTCTGGCAGACTCTCGCTAGCTTTGAGCGGGTTGCAAAAGGATACTCACTAGCAGCGATCGTTGGAGTTGGCTTAGGAATTTTGGTAGGTACTACCCCAGTAATTGATAAGGCTGTTGACCCCCTCTTCCAGTTTCTAAGAACAGTGCCTCCCCTTGCATGGGTTCCCATCGCTCTAGCCGCCTTGCGTCAAAACGAACCTGCTGCCCTATTCGTTATTTTCATTACTGCTATTTGGCCAATCTTACTTAATACGGCTGTTGGTGTAAAGCAAATCCCTCAAGACTATCGTAACGTTTCGCGAGTGCTACAACTTTCTAAACAAAAATATTTCTTCAAGATTTTGATTCCTTCAGCATTGCCCTATATTTTCACTGGTTTACGCATTTCCATCGGGCTTGCATGGCTTGCAATTATCGCTGCGGAAATCATTATGTCAGGTATTGTTGGTATAGGTTTCTTCATCTGGAACTCCTACACCAATGACAAGGTAGGTGAAGTTATCTTGGCTCTGGTTTACATTGGTGCTGTGGGCTTGCTTCTCGATCGCGCCGTAGCATTTGTTCAGACTCTGATCTTGCCTGAAGAACAGAAGTAA